A genomic segment from Orrella daihaiensis encodes:
- the thrC gene encoding threonine synthase — translation MKYISTRGGMQSQMFQDVLLEGLAPDGGLAVPESLPIISTQVLEQWRSLSYPELAAEVLSYFVTDINAVDLKSITAAAYNPSLFRSESIVDVRELNDGLYLLGVSEGPTLAFKDIAMQFLGQVFPYVLNARGTTLNILGATSGDTGSAAEYAMRSKPGVAVFMLSPHGRMSAFQRAQMYSLMDENIHNLAVRGVFDEAQDIVKALAGDLDFKQTYRLGAVNSINWARIAAQIVYYFWGWLRSTTGPNQQVSFAVPSGNFGNILSGHIARRMGLPIRRLVLATNENNVLEEFFRTGIYRPRLPAQTHATSSPSMDISRASNFERFVYDLLEGDAAKVKSLWQQLATDGYFDLSAYLDRFERDYGFVAGVSSHENRLSTIRRVFDESGMLIDPHTADGVKVASHYVEPGIPMLVLETALPAKFSETIEQALGRPAPRPPGLEDLESRPQRVVELPCDVASVRDYIKDHAKV, via the coding sequence ATGAAATACATCTCGACCCGCGGGGGTATGCAGTCCCAGATGTTTCAAGATGTACTGCTTGAGGGTTTGGCACCTGATGGTGGCTTGGCCGTGCCAGAATCTTTGCCCATCATCTCAACCCAAGTGCTCGAACAATGGCGATCATTGTCGTACCCAGAGCTCGCGGCTGAAGTCTTGAGTTACTTTGTGACTGACATCAATGCAGTGGATTTGAAGTCGATAACAGCAGCTGCATACAACCCTTCTTTGTTTCGTAGCGAATCGATTGTAGATGTTCGTGAACTAAATGACGGGTTGTACCTTCTTGGCGTGTCCGAAGGACCAACGCTGGCTTTTAAAGATATCGCCATGCAGTTTCTCGGGCAGGTTTTCCCCTACGTGCTGAATGCGCGTGGCACAACACTCAATATTTTGGGCGCAACCTCTGGCGATACGGGGTCTGCCGCTGAATATGCCATGCGCAGCAAGCCAGGTGTGGCTGTCTTTATGCTGTCGCCCCATGGCCGCATGAGTGCATTTCAACGTGCGCAGATGTATAGCCTGATGGATGAAAATATCCACAATCTGGCAGTGCGAGGGGTGTTTGATGAGGCCCAAGACATTGTCAAAGCCTTGGCAGGTGATCTTGATTTCAAGCAAACGTATCGCCTAGGTGCTGTGAACTCGATCAATTGGGCACGGATTGCGGCGCAAATTGTCTATTATTTCTGGGGATGGTTGCGGTCGACCACCGGTCCCAATCAACAAGTGTCATTTGCAGTGCCGTCGGGGAATTTCGGCAATATATTGTCAGGCCACATTGCCAGACGAATGGGGTTGCCGATTCGTCGTCTGGTGTTGGCCACCAACGAGAATAATGTTCTTGAGGAGTTTTTTCGGACAGGTATTTATCGGCCACGTTTGCCAGCGCAAACCCATGCCACGTCGAGCCCTTCGATGGATATCTCACGCGCGTCGAACTTTGAGCGGTTTGTTTACGATTTGCTCGAAGGTGATGCTGCCAAGGTGAAGTCCCTGTGGCAGCAATTGGCAACTGACGGATATTTTGATTTGTCAGCCTATCTCGATCGGTTTGAGCGTGATTATGGCTTTGTAGCCGGTGTTAGTTCACATGAGAATCGTCTATCAACCATACGTCGTGTGTTTGATGAGTCCGGTATGTTGATAGATCCACACACGGCCGATGGCGTTAAAGTGGCAAGCCATTATGTCGAGCCCGGTATTCCCATGCTGGTATTGGAAACGGCATTGCCTGCCAAGTTTTCCGAGACGATTGAACAGGCATTGGGTAGGCCGGCACCGCGCCCGCCAGGTCTTGAAGACCTTGAATCCAGACCACAACGTGTTGTTGAGCTACCTTGTGATGTAGCCAGTGTTCGGGACTACATCAAGGATCACGCCAAGGTTTGA
- a CDS encoding homoserine dehydrogenase, whose amino-acid sequence MESIKVGLLGLGVVGGGTWSVLQRNAEEISRRAGRQIEIVHVAVRDVAKARARVGDAVSITNDPTEVVSNPQVDIVVELIGGTTLARELVLAAIGQGKHVVTANKALLATHGTEIFEAASAKGVMVAFEAAVAGGIPIIKAIREGLTANRIEWIAGIINGTTNYILTEMRNRSISFEQALSQAQQLGYAEADPTSDVEGFDAAQKLTLLASMAFGIPVQLSRAYVEGITHVDDQDISIAERLGFRIKLLGITRRRPEGIELRVHPTLVPANSMLANVEDAMNAVLVNGDAVGQTLYYGKGAGEEPTASAVVADLVDVTRLHTADPEHRVPHLAFQPESMVDIPVLPIEDVRCGYYLRMTVNDAPGVLAEVARVLADNEISIGSMIQEPAADGVATLIFMTHLALEKNVLAATKAVEAMPFMRSAVTRLRVESF is encoded by the coding sequence ATGGAGTCAATTAAAGTTGGTTTGCTTGGTTTAGGTGTTGTTGGTGGCGGCACCTGGAGCGTCTTGCAACGAAATGCGGAAGAGATTAGTCGACGGGCGGGACGGCAAATCGAAATCGTGCACGTGGCTGTCCGGGATGTGGCGAAAGCACGCGCAAGGGTGGGCGATGCGGTTTCGATCACGAACGATCCGACCGAGGTCGTATCAAACCCACAGGTTGATATCGTGGTAGAACTGATCGGCGGCACGACCTTGGCGCGTGAACTTGTGCTTGCTGCGATTGGTCAGGGTAAACATGTCGTGACTGCCAACAAAGCGTTGCTCGCGACACACGGCACGGAAATCTTTGAAGCCGCCTCAGCCAAGGGCGTGATGGTGGCGTTCGAAGCTGCCGTTGCTGGAGGTATACCCATTATCAAAGCAATCCGTGAAGGTTTGACGGCTAACCGGATTGAGTGGATCGCTGGCATCATCAATGGCACCACTAATTACATTCTTACCGAAATGCGCAATCGCTCGATCAGCTTTGAGCAAGCTCTATCCCAAGCGCAGCAGCTTGGATATGCTGAAGCTGATCCTACCTCGGACGTTGAAGGGTTTGATGCTGCGCAAAAGCTCACGTTGCTTGCATCAATGGCCTTTGGTATTCCTGTTCAGTTGTCTCGGGCTTATGTTGAAGGTATCACGCATGTCGATGATCAGGATATCAGTATCGCTGAGCGGCTTGGGTTTCGGATCAAACTTTTAGGAATTACACGCAGGCGCCCTGAGGGTATTGAACTGCGTGTGCATCCAACGCTTGTGCCTGCTAACAGCATGCTAGCTAATGTCGAGGATGCCATGAATGCCGTATTGGTCAATGGTGATGCAGTCGGGCAAACGCTTTACTATGGCAAAGGTGCCGGTGAAGAACCAACAGCCTCCGCTGTAGTCGCAGACTTGGTTGACGTCACACGGCTCCACACTGCTGATCCTGAACACAGGGTTCCACATCTTGCATTTCAGCCCGAGTCGATGGTGGATATTCCAGTGCTGCCAATCGAGGACGTTCGATGTGGGTACTACCTGAGAATGACGGTCAATGACGCCCCTGGTGTGCTTGCTGAGGTTGCGCGAGTCCTTGCAGACAACGAGATTTCGATTGGCTCCATGATTCAGGAGCCTGCAGCTGATGGCGTGGCAACTTTGATTTTCATGACCCACCTCGCCTTGGAGAAAAACGTACTGGCAGCCACTAAAGCCGTTGAAGCGATGCCTTTCATGCGCTCGGCTGTTACACGTCTGCGTGTGGAGTCCTTCTGA
- the crcB gene encoding fluoride efflux transporter CrcB yields MTQSPWTLANFLAIGAGAAVGAWGRWTLGLLLNPGPDRFPIGTWVANLSGSYIIGLTLAYGILNPDWPAHVRLFLITGLLGALTTFSTFSAETVTFFEQGRIGLGVTYAAASLFGCLAMTALGWWTLQALRG; encoded by the coding sequence ATGACTCAGAGCCCATGGACACTCGCAAATTTTTTGGCGATCGGCGCGGGTGCTGCAGTGGGAGCCTGGGGCAGGTGGACGCTAGGGTTATTGCTGAACCCTGGTCCTGATCGTTTTCCGATCGGTACTTGGGTAGCCAACTTAAGTGGCTCATACATTATCGGACTTACCTTGGCATACGGCATTTTGAACCCTGATTGGCCAGCCCACGTTAGGTTGTTTCTCATCACGGGGTTGCTTGGGGCCCTCACGACTTTTTCTACCTTCTCAGCCGAGACGGTGACTTTTTTTGAGCAAGGCCGCATTGGCCTAGGCGTCACGTATGCTGCAGCATCGTTGTTCGGTTGTCTTGCCATGACCGCCTTGGGTTGGTGGACATTACAGGCTTTGCGCGGTTAA